One window of Choloepus didactylus isolate mChoDid1 chromosome 26, mChoDid1.pri, whole genome shotgun sequence genomic DNA carries:
- the LOC119520756 gene encoding akirin-1-like, with the protein MFESHAAVWRTLKRPMEFEAALLSPGSPKRRRCAPLPSLAPVLRTPEAELPPLQTQIPPPALQQHTSPGSERCLPTPEQIFQNIKQEYSPYQKWRHLEIVLNQSEACTLESHPHPSAFTAPSSPGYSWMKKDQPTFTLHQVGIICERLLKDYEDKIQEEYEQILNTKLAEQYESFVKFTHDQIMRRYGTRPTSYVS; encoded by the exons CAGTATGGCGTACGTTGAAGAGGCCCATGGAGTTTGAGGCGGCGCTGCTGAGTCCCGGCTCCCCGAAGCGGCGGCGCTGTGCCCCTCTGCCCAGCCTGGCTCCTGTCCTTAGGACCCCGGAGGCCGAGCTGCCGCCACTTCAGACACAGATCCCACCGCCGGCTCTGCAACAACATACCTCGCCCGGTAGCGAGCGATGCCTTCCAACTCCGGAGCAAATTTTTCAGAATATAAAACAAGAATATAGCCCTTACCAGAAGTGGAGACATTTAGAAATTGTTCTTAATCAGAGTGAAGCTTGCACTTTGGAAAGTCATCCTCACCCCTCAGCATTCACAGCACCTAGTTCTCCAGGTTACTCCTGGATGAAGAAGGACCAGCCCACCTTTACCCTCCATCAAGTTGGAATAATATGTGAGCGTCTCTT aaaagactatgaaGATAAAATTCAGGAGGAGTATGAGCAAATCCTCAATACCAAACTAGCAGAACAATATGAATCTTTTGTGAAATTCACACATGATCAGATTATGCGACGTTATGGGACAAGGCCAACAAGCTACGTGTCCTGA